The Armatimonadota bacterium DNA segment TTCGGGTCCTCGCGGCCCGCGTTGGAGACGTGCTGGAACCGCAGGCCCAGCCCCCACGATGCATCATCCCCCATCGGCCACTGCACTCCCGCCCCCGCGTGTTCCACGAAATTCGTCCGGGTGCCCTGCTCGGCGACCCCGTTGCTCAGGTGCGACAGACCGATGCCCAGTTCCCAGTAACCCGCGTGCCCCAGACGCCGCCGGAAATAGCGGCGTTCCACGAGCAGAGCCGCTGTCAGGTCGGTGGAATGCGGCCCGGTCATGCGCGTGGACGAAACCCTCCAGCGCCGTCTCCTTGCGCTTCGTCTCGCGCCGGCTGAAACGCAGGGCGAGCCCATCGCCGTGGAAGTCACTCCGGGGACCGTTGGGGATGCGCAGTTGCTCCCCGCTCAGCACAAGCATGCTCCATGCGTCGCGTCCTCTCGGCGACCAGCCCGACGGCGCCATTGACAGCGATGCGCCCGCTTGGGCGGGGGATGAACCAGCCATTCGCAGGTCCCCGTCGGCGCATGGCTCCGCGTCGTCGTCGCATGCAGCAGCCACCTGTGCATCATCCCCAGAACCGGCGTCCGATTCCGGCTCATCCGCAACCGCCGCGGGATCAAGCGCCTCGTGCAGCTCGGTCATCGGGCTCATCATGGCCCCCTGCTGAGCCTGCCCGTAAGCGGTGGCGAACGCGATCAGACCAAGTGCGACAACCCTTGATGCGCCCCCCATGCCCTGATCTCACGTTCACGTACCTCCCGGTTCAATCATCGAAACAGGGTAGCGCCTGCCCGTACTATGCACATCATCGCCGGAAGCTCGGGCTCGGAAAGACCCCGATTCAGGCGAGATTCGGCGCTGGCTCGGGCCGCTTGGAGCATGACGACGGAGGATGCCGACTCGGGGACGTTTGTGAGAACAAAGACCGGCCGGCATCCATGGCGGTCGCCGGCCGGTCGTTCGCGCACCGTGGGGCTCTTAGTCAACCAGAATCGCCGGTGGGCCGGGCCAGAT contains these protein-coding regions:
- a CDS encoding acyloxyacyl hydrolase, whose product is MTGPHSTDLTAALLVERRYFRRRLGHAGYWELGIGLSHLSNGVAEQGTRTNFVEHAGAGVQWPMGDDASWGLGLRFQHVSNAGREDPNIGLNVLVLAVSYTLYR